From the Psychrobacillus sp. FSL K6-4046 genome, one window contains:
- a CDS encoding argininosuccinate synthase yields the protein MNKKVVLAYSGGLDTSVAITWLKDEGYDVVAVCLDVGEGKDLEFVKNKALEVGAIESYMIDAREEFANEYALISLQAHTWYENKYPLVSALSRPLISQKLVEIAEKTGATAVAHGCTGKGNDQVRFEVSINALNPELEVIAPVREWSWSREEEIAYAKEKNIPIPINLDSPFSIDQNLWGRANECGILEDPWAAPPEDAYDLTVSLENAPDVADIIEIEFLQGVPVAIDGVKYPLHELILKLNDIAGKHGVGRIDHVENRLVGIKSREVYEIPGAHTLLLAHKELEDITLVKELAHFKPVMEKKLTELIYEGLWFSPLKTALVAFLKETQQYVNGTVRVKLFKGHAIVEGRKSPNSLYNEKLATYTADDEFNHSSAVGFIELWGLPTKVHAMVNKGEKKVQV from the coding sequence ATGAACAAAAAAGTTGTTTTAGCATACTCAGGTGGATTAGATACTTCTGTAGCAATTACTTGGCTTAAGGATGAGGGCTATGATGTAGTAGCTGTTTGTTTAGATGTAGGAGAAGGAAAAGATTTAGAATTTGTGAAAAACAAAGCCCTAGAGGTTGGAGCTATTGAAAGCTATATGATTGATGCAAGAGAAGAATTTGCAAATGAATATGCATTGATTTCTTTGCAAGCTCACACATGGTACGAAAATAAATATCCTTTAGTATCTGCGCTATCAAGACCGCTAATTTCTCAGAAACTAGTAGAAATTGCAGAGAAAACTGGTGCTACTGCTGTTGCACATGGTTGTACTGGTAAAGGAAATGACCAAGTTCGTTTCGAAGTTTCTATCAATGCTTTAAATCCGGAGTTAGAAGTAATTGCCCCTGTTCGTGAGTGGAGCTGGAGCCGTGAAGAAGAAATCGCTTATGCCAAAGAGAAAAACATTCCAATTCCAATTAACCTAGACAGTCCATTTTCTATAGACCAAAACCTTTGGGGACGTGCGAATGAATGTGGCATTTTAGAGGATCCATGGGCAGCACCACCAGAGGATGCATACGATTTAACAGTTTCTTTAGAAAATGCACCAGACGTTGCAGATATTATTGAAATTGAATTTTTACAAGGGGTTCCTGTAGCTATAGACGGAGTTAAATATCCATTACATGAACTTATTCTTAAGTTAAACGATATTGCTGGTAAGCATGGGGTTGGTCGTATCGATCATGTAGAAAATCGCCTAGTTGGTATAAAATCGCGTGAAGTCTATGAGATACCTGGCGCACACACACTGCTTCTGGCACATAAGGAGCTTGAAGACATTACGTTAGTGAAAGAGCTAGCTCACTTTAAGCCAGTAATGGAAAAGAAATTGACAGAACTTATTTATGAGGGTCTTTGGTTCTCTCCATTAAAAACTGCTCTTGTGGCATTTTTAAAGGAAACACAGCAATATGTAAATGGTACTGTACGTGTGAAACTATTTAAGGGTCATGCAATTGTGGAAGGGCGTAAATCTCCAAACTCTTTATATAATGAAAAACTTGCAACGTACACTGCAGATGACGAATTTAACCATTCTTCTGCTGTTGGGTTCATTGAACTGTGGGGACTTCCGACAAAAGTACATGCAATGGTAAACAAAGGAGAAAAGAAGGTGCAAGTATGA
- the argH gene encoding argininosuccinate lyase, translating into MSKLWGGRFQKSAEQWVDEFGASIEFDQKLVMEDIEGSMAHVKMLFDCNILPHEDVRDILGGLLQLKQLATEHKLEFSVANEDIHLNLEKMLIDLIGPVGGKLHTGRSRNDQIATDMHLFLKNRVNEIIELIRVFQETVVNQAEKHIETLAPGYTHLQRAQPISFAHHLMAYFWMLERDKERFLDSMKRIDISPLGSGALAGTTFPIDRKLSADYLGFTNVYANSMDAVSDRDFIVEFLSNSSLLMTHLSRFAEEIILWSSSEFNFIELDDSFSTGSSIMPQKKNPDMAELIRGKTGRVYGNLMGLLTTLKGLPLAYNKDMQEDKEGMFDTVETIVGSLKIFEGMVRTMSVHTERLHETVHNDFSNATELADYLAAKGLPFREAHEVTGKLVFLCIQRGYFLLDLPLSDLQEASSLIEADIYDVLSPLAAVRRRNSLGGTGFDQVKIQIEEAKSKLR; encoded by the coding sequence ATGAGTAAGCTATGGGGTGGAAGATTTCAGAAATCTGCCGAACAATGGGTGGATGAATTCGGAGCTTCTATTGAATTCGACCAAAAACTAGTAATGGAAGATATCGAGGGTAGTATGGCACATGTTAAAATGCTTTTCGATTGCAATATTTTACCCCATGAAGATGTAAGGGATATTCTTGGTGGCTTACTCCAGCTAAAGCAGCTTGCTACTGAACACAAGCTTGAATTCTCTGTTGCTAATGAGGATATTCACTTAAATTTAGAAAAAATGCTCATTGATCTAATAGGTCCGGTTGGTGGAAAGCTCCACACAGGACGAAGCCGTAATGACCAAATTGCAACAGATATGCACTTGTTTTTAAAGAACCGAGTAAACGAAATCATTGAATTGATAAGAGTTTTTCAAGAAACAGTAGTTAACCAAGCAGAGAAGCATATAGAAACATTGGCGCCTGGTTATACACATTTACAACGAGCACAACCCATTTCCTTTGCCCATCATTTAATGGCTTATTTCTGGATGCTAGAGAGAGACAAGGAACGCTTTTTAGATTCCATGAAACGTATAGATATTTCTCCTCTTGGGTCTGGGGCACTTGCAGGAACAACATTTCCAATAGATCGCAAGCTGTCTGCAGATTATCTAGGGTTTACTAACGTATATGCAAATAGTATGGATGCTGTAAGTGATCGCGACTTTATCGTTGAATTTTTAAGCAACTCATCCTTACTTATGACGCACCTTTCTCGTTTTGCGGAGGAAATAATTTTATGGTCTAGCTCAGAGTTTAACTTTATTGAATTGGATGATTCCTTTTCAACAGGCTCAAGCATCATGCCACAAAAGAAAAATCCTGACATGGCAGAGTTAATACGTGGTAAGACGGGTCGTGTCTATGGGAATTTAATGGGTCTTTTAACAACATTAAAAGGATTGCCTCTAGCGTATAATAAGGATATGCAAGAGGATAAGGAAGGGATGTTTGACACGGTAGAGACAATTGTTGGGTCCCTTAAAATCTTTGAGGGAATGGTTCGAACAATGTCCGTGCATACAGAGCGTTTGCATGAAACAGTACACAATGACTTCTCTAATGCAACGGAGCTTGCAGACTACTTAGCTGCAAAGGGACTTCCTTTCCGTGAAGCTCATGAAGTAACAGGTAAACTAGTTTTCCTTTGTATACAACGAGGATATTTCCTTCTGGATCTTCCATTAAGTGATTTACAAGAAGCTAGTAGCTTAATAGAAGCAGACATTTATGATGTCTTGTCCCCATTAGCTGCAGTTAGAAGAAGAAATTCATTAGGCGGTACAGGTTTCGATCAAGTTAAAATACAAATAGAAGAAGCTAAAAGTAAATTAAGGTAA
- a CDS encoding SulP family inorganic anion transporter encodes MMESLKQQWFGNIRGDILSGIVVALALIPEAIAFSIIAGVDPMVGLYASFCIAVIIAFVGGRPGMISAATGAMALVMVPLVKEYGLDYLLAATILTGIIQLLFGVFKIAKLMKYIPNAVMIGFVNSLAILIFMAQVPHFIGISTMTYIFVGITLILVYTLPRFIKVIPAPLIAIVTLTIVAIYSGFELKTIGDLGNISQTLPSFLLPNVPLNLETLQIIFPFSIALAIVGLVESLLTSQILDDMTATESDKNKEARGQGIANFVTGFFGGMAGCAMIGQSVINVKSGGRGRLSTLVAGLFLIFLIIVLGDLVVKIPMPVLVGIMIMVCIGTFDWNSFKYLVKAPRTDALVMLTTVIIVVYTHDLSKGVIAGVILSAVFFVVKISTLKVIEQDQRYIIEGQLFFASTDSFVDYFKKSTTLSDTIQIDFTNSRIWDDSGVGALFKVKDLLSERGLQVELIGLDSYSKKMIAQIDALSTH; translated from the coding sequence ATCATGGAAAGTTTAAAACAACAATGGTTTGGAAATATACGGGGCGATATCTTATCCGGAATAGTAGTTGCTCTTGCCCTTATTCCTGAAGCCATTGCTTTTTCAATCATAGCTGGTGTCGATCCGATGGTAGGGCTATATGCTTCTTTTTGTATAGCAGTCATTATTGCCTTTGTAGGCGGACGACCAGGTATGATATCTGCAGCGACTGGAGCAATGGCTCTAGTTATGGTGCCTCTTGTTAAAGAATACGGATTAGATTATTTATTAGCAGCAACCATCTTGACAGGGATTATTCAACTACTATTTGGTGTATTTAAGATTGCTAAGCTGATGAAGTATATTCCTAATGCTGTGATGATTGGGTTCGTCAATTCGTTAGCAATACTAATATTCATGGCTCAAGTACCACATTTCATTGGGATCTCAACGATGACGTATATTTTTGTAGGAATTACACTTATTCTTGTTTATACATTACCACGTTTCATCAAAGTAATACCGGCACCGTTAATAGCGATCGTCACATTAACTATCGTTGCTATTTACAGTGGATTTGAATTAAAAACGATAGGTGATTTAGGAAATATTTCACAAACCTTACCATCCTTTTTGCTTCCAAATGTTCCTCTAAATTTAGAAACGCTACAGATAATTTTCCCATTTTCTATAGCACTTGCAATAGTGGGATTAGTAGAGTCGTTACTTACATCTCAAATTTTAGATGATATGACTGCAACCGAAAGTGATAAAAATAAAGAGGCTAGAGGTCAAGGTATTGCTAACTTCGTAACAGGATTCTTTGGTGGTATGGCAGGATGTGCGATGATTGGACAATCAGTGATTAACGTTAAATCAGGAGGAAGAGGTCGACTTTCTACTCTAGTAGCAGGTTTGTTCCTTATATTCCTAATCATTGTTTTAGGTGACTTGGTCGTTAAAATTCCAATGCCAGTCTTAGTTGGAATCATGATTATGGTATGTATCGGTACATTTGACTGGAACTCATTTAAGTATTTAGTAAAAGCACCAAGAACAGATGCACTGGTCATGCTGACTACTGTAATAATTGTAGTGTATACACACGACCTGTCAAAGGGAGTTATCGCAGGAGTTATATTAAGCGCGGTTTTCTTTGTTGTAAAAATTTCTACCCTAAAAGTTATAGAACAGGATCAGCGATACATTATAGAAGGGCAGCTATTTTTTGCCTCTACTGATAGCTTTGTAGATTACTTTAAAAAGTCGACTACACTATCGGATACTATACAAATTGATTTTACTAATAGTAGGATCTGGGATGATTCCGGGGTAGGAGCATTATTTAAAGTGAAGGATTTACTAAGTGAGCGAGGACTTCAAGTAGAATTAATCGGCTTAGATTCATATAGTAAAAAAATGATTGCTCAAATAGATGCTCTATCCACTCATTAA
- a CDS encoding universal stress protein, with protein sequence MYNHIVLAADGSENAVRAAKETIKIASLNKQCLVEIVYVADFEKARTEVLHAGSTEVLELERRKKIQNVELLLKESEISYKINILHGIPGPEIVKFANENKVDLLVIGSRGLNSLQEMVLGSVSHKVIKQVQCPALVVK encoded by the coding sequence ATGTATAACCATATTGTTTTAGCAGCAGATGGCTCTGAAAATGCTGTTCGAGCAGCGAAGGAGACAATCAAAATTGCTTCTTTAAATAAGCAATGTTTGGTGGAAATAGTTTATGTAGCAGATTTTGAAAAAGCAAGGACAGAGGTACTGCATGCAGGCTCTACAGAGGTGTTAGAATTAGAACGTCGAAAGAAAATACAAAATGTTGAGCTACTTTTAAAGGAATCGGAAATTAGCTATAAAATCAATATACTGCATGGTATCCCTGGTCCTGAGATTGTTAAATTCGCCAATGAAAATAAGGTAGATCTTTTAGTCATTGGGAGCAGAGGCTTAAATTCCCTACAGGAAATGGTTTTAGGAAGCGTCAGTCATAAGGTAATAAAACAAGTTCAATGCCCAGCTTTAGTAGTTAAGTAA
- a CDS encoding GNAT family protein, giving the protein MGTQEGIYIRLLQMKDTEAALDLEIRNKEFFKHYSVLREPDFYTYEKIKERIENGITGATNDTLYAFGIFLSKTDELIGNVALSHISRGPAQSCMIGYTLDEQQNGKGYMTEAVKMAVAYGFETLKLHRIEAGVMPHNTPSIKVLEKAGFHKEGIAKENVQINGKWQDHLILGIINQEN; this is encoded by the coding sequence ATGGGCACTCAAGAAGGAATATATATTCGTCTTCTTCAAATGAAAGATACAGAAGCGGCACTGGACTTAGAAATAAGAAACAAGGAATTTTTCAAGCACTATTCAGTTTTAAGAGAGCCGGATTTTTACACATATGAAAAAATAAAGGAACGCATTGAAAATGGGATAACAGGTGCAACAAATGATACATTGTATGCGTTCGGCATCTTTTTATCCAAAACAGATGAATTAATTGGCAATGTTGCCCTATCACACATCTCTCGAGGTCCAGCTCAAAGTTGTATGATTGGTTACACCTTAGACGAACAGCAAAATGGGAAGGGATACATGACGGAAGCAGTTAAGATGGCCGTTGCTTATGGCTTTGAAACATTAAAATTACATAGAATCGAGGCTGGAGTTATGCCCCACAATACACCTTCAATAAAAGTGTTGGAAAAAGCAGGCTTTCATAAAGAAGGGATTGCTAAAGAAAATGTACAAATAAACGGTAAATGGCAAGACCATCTCATCTTAGGTATTATTAATCAAGAAAATTAA
- a CDS encoding metallophosphoesterase produces MIDMKRISLEPGKRVIVISDIHANLQLFKKLLDRVNYQLDDYLFINGDLCEKGDNSLEVVEFVRSLQKSSSNVFIVKGNCDVVHRYVFQESEGIIPYMKSRKSILNEMLAKNNKRVEEFNSVKHLSTYYKAHFQDIIDWLEALPVAYETDDFIIIHAGIDPKTDWKQTDEKIALYTSSFLDKSHQAGKPVIVGHWPVINYRATDVSSHNPLVDLEKNIIAIDGGNQLKQDGQLNALIIQDGTYSYTFVDSLNHYIIIEHDHMADLNRTGTVTYPNYELKIMKRGAFFTRCQNVLLRTEQWIKNEYIIEKNDSILCKTDVSTTFLPVKRGEKVWVVDDTCEGYILVKNENGEIGWIER; encoded by the coding sequence ATGATAGATATGAAAAGAATTAGTTTAGAGCCTGGCAAAAGAGTAATAGTGATCTCGGATATACATGCAAACTTACAGCTATTTAAAAAGTTATTAGACAGAGTCAATTACCAGCTGGATGATTATCTATTTATTAATGGGGACTTATGCGAAAAAGGAGATAACAGCTTAGAGGTTGTGGAATTTGTCCGCTCGCTTCAAAAGAGCTCAAGCAACGTTTTTATTGTCAAAGGTAATTGTGACGTTGTTCATCGGTACGTTTTTCAAGAAAGTGAAGGAATAATTCCTTACATGAAAAGTCGAAAATCTATTTTAAATGAGATGCTTGCAAAGAATAACAAGCGTGTTGAGGAATTTAATAGCGTAAAACACTTGTCAACGTATTATAAAGCACATTTTCAAGACATAATTGATTGGCTAGAAGCTCTACCGGTCGCTTATGAAACCGATGATTTTATCATCATTCATGCAGGAATTGATCCTAAAACAGATTGGAAGCAAACGGACGAAAAAATTGCTTTATATACCTCCTCTTTTCTAGATAAATCTCATCAGGCAGGTAAGCCAGTAATTGTTGGTCATTGGCCAGTGATTAACTACAGAGCAACCGATGTAAGCTCCCATAACCCTTTGGTAGATTTAGAGAAGAATATAATAGCCATTGATGGTGGAAACCAACTGAAACAAGACGGTCAGTTGAATGCTTTAATCATTCAGGACGGGACATATTCCTATACATTTGTGGACAGTCTTAATCATTACATAATAATAGAACATGATCATATGGCTGACTTAAACAGAACTGGTACAGTCACTTATCCTAATTACGAATTAAAAATAATGAAAAGGGGGGCATTTTTTACACGATGTCAAAATGTACTCCTAAGAACAGAACAATGGATTAAAAATGAATATATTATAGAAAAAAATGATTCCATCCTATGTAAAACAGATGTAAGCACTACCTTCCTTCCGGTAAAGCGAGGAGAAAAGGTTTGGGTAGTTGATGACACATGTGAAGGATATATCCTTGTTAAAAATGAAAATGGAGAAATAGGATGGATTGAACGTTGA
- a CDS encoding NUDIX hydrolase codes for MSQKWLEWAKRIQALSQSGLAFSKDIYDIERYEELRAISVEILAEHTGLEFQKVSDLFATDKGYQTPKVDVRGVVFKDNQILMVRESLDNKWSLPGGFCDIGLSAAENIVKEIKEESGYEVRPVKLLALMDKDKHPHPPEAYHYYKIFIRCEITGGAPASGVETNHVQFFSPTNLPTLSTNRNTESQIKTMFEFLINPDKETIFD; via the coding sequence GTGAGCCAAAAATGGTTGGAGTGGGCCAAACGAATACAAGCATTATCACAATCTGGATTGGCTTTTTCAAAGGATATATACGATATCGAGCGATATGAAGAGTTAAGAGCTATAAGTGTTGAAATTTTGGCGGAGCATACGGGTTTAGAATTTCAAAAGGTAAGTGATTTATTTGCTACAGATAAGGGATATCAAACACCAAAAGTAGACGTGCGTGGGGTAGTTTTTAAGGACAATCAAATTTTAATGGTTCGTGAAAGCCTGGACAACAAATGGTCATTACCGGGTGGTTTTTGTGATATCGGATTATCCGCAGCGGAAAATATCGTAAAGGAAATAAAAGAGGAATCTGGTTATGAAGTAAGGCCAGTAAAATTGCTTGCATTAATGGATAAGGACAAGCATCCCCATCCACCTGAGGCTTACCATTACTATAAAATTTTTATTCGTTGTGAAATTACTGGAGGGGCACCTGCTAGCGGAGTGGAGACAAATCATGTTCAATTCTTTTCTCCAACTAACTTACCTACACTATCTACTAACAGAAATACAGAATCTCAGATTAAGACTATGTTTGAATTTCTCATTAATCCAGATAAAGAAACGATCTTCGATTAA
- a CDS encoding histidine phosphatase family protein, which translates to MIYVVRHGETDLNKEGRLQGRNGLPLNEKGKQQAEYVRKLLKEVPFHLVFSSPQERAIQTAEIVTGRTATIDSRLDVFDLGGADRVKKEEVKLAGAIPDPTIYKDVEDITIYVTRVFDFMFHLEKTYNKFQGNILISGHRCTTGCIGAYFEGIPKDKNILRYSSNNGEFKVYTFKEELHVHR; encoded by the coding sequence ATGATATATGTAGTACGACACGGAGAAACAGATTTAAATAAGGAAGGTCGCTTACAAGGTAGAAACGGCCTCCCATTAAATGAAAAAGGAAAACAGCAAGCTGAATACGTAAGAAAACTTTTAAAAGAAGTTCCTTTTCACTTAGTTTTTTCTTCCCCTCAGGAAAGAGCAATACAAACTGCAGAAATTGTAACGGGTAGAACAGCTACCATAGATTCCAGGCTAGATGTTTTTGATTTGGGTGGGGCAGACAGAGTAAAAAAAGAAGAAGTGAAGCTGGCAGGTGCGATACCTGATCCAACTATTTATAAGGATGTGGAAGATATCACTATATATGTTACACGAGTATTTGATTTCATGTTTCACCTAGAAAAGACATACAACAAGTTTCAAGGAAATATACTCATCTCTGGGCACCGTTGTACGACAGGTTGTATAGGTGCTTATTTTGAAGGTATACCGAAAGATAAAAATATCTTACGCTATTCCTCAAATAATGGAGAGTTCAAAGTCTATACCTTTAAGGAGGAGTTACATGTTCATCGTTAA
- a CDS encoding NUDIX domain-containing protein, producing MFIVNVEGAIYKEGKWLLVKRSEQEEHGAGGLALVGGQVDQEGNSSDIFERTLIREIDEEVGIEVTNLQYVNSSTFISDTGKPVVDIVFVCDHFFGEPYVKCKEELDEVIWMTTEEILNGEEFPDYLKRNITQAEQLRTLTEQIKVG from the coding sequence ATGTTCATCGTTAATGTGGAGGGTGCTATATATAAAGAAGGAAAGTGGCTTCTAGTGAAACGAAGTGAGCAGGAGGAGCATGGTGCGGGAGGCCTGGCTCTTGTTGGTGGTCAGGTAGATCAAGAAGGGAATTCAAGTGATATTTTCGAAAGAACGCTAATTCGAGAGATTGATGAAGAGGTAGGCATTGAAGTAACAAATCTTCAATATGTGAATAGCTCGACCTTTATATCAGATACAGGAAAACCTGTTGTAGATATTGTCTTCGTTTGTGACCACTTCTTTGGGGAACCATACGTGAAATGCAAAGAAGAATTAGACGAAGTAATATGGATGACCACGGAAGAAATCTTAAATGGGGAAGAGTTTCCAGATTACCTTAAACGGAATATTACTCAAGCAGAACAGTTAAGAACACTAACAGAACAAATTAAAGTAGGTTAA
- a CDS encoding LCP family protein has translation MGNSQSRLKKKSSSKKRKIKNIVLIGLMALTSAIIFFAINLSWEAKHANNKMFVPLEKDLKDTSIKNELVAKADDSPFTILLTGVERGKTEKYGRSDMLIVATVNPSTNKISMVSIPRDTLVHIEGLDREDKINHAYANGGIDWVSEAIETMLGIPIDYYVSTDFQGFQDIVDTIGGVEVDVPFTFKIQLANFEWKTFTEGPMFLEGDEALAYVRMRKKDPEGDKGRNERQQQVIESLLNKMTNVGMITKIDDLIEDVGDNVKTNIPSSDYLKLAKMYQKFKNSPIEHLQLDGSGKMIYSKEAGLDLWYFLPEEDSLSKVGEQLKSNLVSTTYKADVEEVKDLSIGK, from the coding sequence ATGGGAAATTCTCAAAGCAGGTTGAAGAAGAAATCTTCTTCTAAAAAGAGAAAGATTAAAAATATAGTATTAATTGGTTTAATGGCATTGACTTCGGCTATTATTTTCTTCGCGATTAATTTATCCTGGGAAGCCAAGCATGCAAACAATAAAATGTTTGTGCCATTGGAAAAAGACCTAAAAGACACTTCGATTAAGAATGAGCTAGTAGCAAAGGCGGATGACTCACCTTTTACTATTCTTTTAACAGGCGTTGAGCGAGGAAAGACGGAAAAATATGGTCGTTCAGATATGCTAATTGTAGCAACTGTTAATCCGTCTACAAACAAAATTTCTATGGTAAGCATCCCTAGAGATACGTTAGTTCATATCGAAGGATTAGACAGGGAAGATAAGATTAACCATGCTTATGCAAACGGGGGAATTGATTGGGTATCAGAAGCAATAGAGACCATGCTAGGTATACCTATCGATTATTATGTCTCCACTGACTTTCAGGGCTTCCAAGATATAGTCGATACCATAGGAGGCGTTGAGGTAGATGTACCTTTTACATTTAAAATTCAACTCGCTAACTTTGAGTGGAAAACTTTTACGGAAGGTCCTATGTTTTTAGAAGGTGACGAGGCACTGGCGTATGTACGAATGCGAAAAAAAGATCCTGAGGGAGATAAGGGCCGTAATGAACGGCAACAGCAAGTTATCGAATCATTATTAAACAAGATGACCAATGTGGGCATGATTACTAAAATTGATGATTTAATAGAGGATGTAGGGGATAATGTCAAAACGAATATCCCGTCTTCAGATTATTTAAAACTAGCCAAAATGTATCAAAAATTTAAAAACAGTCCTATTGAGCATTTACAGTTAGATGGCAGTGGTAAAATGATCTACAGTAAAGAAGCAGGACTGGACCTTTGGTATTTTCTTCCAGAAGAAGACTCACTTAGTAAAGTCGGGGAGCAGCTAAAATCCAACCTAGTTAGTACTACATATAAAGCAGATGTAGAAGAAGTAAAGGATTTGTCAATAGGTAAATAA
- a CDS encoding TetR/AcrR family transcriptional regulator: MKHIELKEAALKYFTIHGYEGASLSQIAEEVGMKKQSIYAHFKGKDDLFLQVLRDAKQIELNTKLHYFRPLDAEDPLKDLYGFLKMVINLFQKDEHLKFWLRMSFFPPAHLAKDIEEDVLDIEKQVQAVLEEKFQQWIDAKLVDGESALILTYAFLSMIDSMMLELVYNNDEKRLSERLDASWKVFCRGISNH; the protein is encoded by the coding sequence GTGAAACATATAGAATTAAAAGAAGCTGCTCTCAAGTATTTTACGATTCATGGATATGAAGGAGCCTCATTATCTCAAATAGCTGAAGAAGTGGGTATGAAAAAACAGTCCATATATGCACACTTTAAAGGAAAAGATGACCTTTTTCTTCAAGTCTTAAGAGATGCCAAGCAAATCGAGCTGAACACAAAGCTTCATTATTTTCGTCCTCTTGATGCTGAAGATCCTTTAAAGGATTTATATGGCTTCTTAAAAATGGTTATTAATCTTTTTCAAAAAGACGAGCATTTAAAATTTTGGCTAAGGATGTCATTTTTTCCTCCAGCGCACTTAGCTAAAGATATCGAAGAAGATGTACTTGATATAGAGAAACAAGTGCAAGCTGTATTAGAAGAAAAATTTCAACAATGGATAGATGCAAAGCTAGTTGACGGTGAGTCAGCATTGATTTTGACATATGCTTTTTTAAGCATGATAGATTCGATGATGCTTGAACTTGTCTATAACAACGATGAGAAGCGTTTATCAGAGAGATTAGATGCCTCCTGGAAGGTATTTTGTCGTGGTATATCTAATCATTAA
- a CDS encoding MFS transporter yields MNKPLKEQKSVVIILLSNIFIAFLGVGLVIPVMPSFMNIMNLTGSTMGYLVAVFAVAQLITSPFAGRWVDQIGRKKMITLGLLLFAISELIFGAGTNVWVLYLSRALGGISAAFIMPGVTAYIADITTIKERPKAMGYISAAISTGFIIGPGIGGFLAEFGIRVPFYFAAGIAFIACITSLFILKEPLSKEELAEISTNSKQTNFIGDLKKSFKPMYFIAFIIIFVLAFGLSAYETVFSLFSDHKFGFTPKDIALIITISSIFGVVVQIFMFGKLVDWLGEKKLIQICLIVGVLLAFVSTMVTSFLMVLLVTSFIFLAFDLLRPALTTFLSRAGGKEQGFVAGMNSTYTSLGNIVGPALGGILFDVNIHYPYLFAGLVMLVGLVITVYWKDKQWETSL; encoded by the coding sequence ATGAACAAACCATTAAAAGAACAAAAATCCGTAGTTATTATACTTCTTAGCAATATATTCATTGCTTTTTTAGGAGTAGGCTTAGTAATACCTGTTATGCCATCATTTATGAATATCATGAATCTTACAGGAAGTACAATGGGGTATCTAGTTGCGGTATTTGCAGTTGCCCAATTGATAACCTCCCCCTTTGCAGGTCGATGGGTTGATCAAATCGGCCGTAAGAAAATGATTACTCTAGGACTATTATTGTTTGCTATTTCCGAGCTTATTTTTGGAGCTGGAACAAATGTTTGGGTGCTTTACTTATCAAGAGCATTGGGTGGGATTAGTGCAGCCTTTATAATGCCTGGTGTAACTGCTTATATTGCAGATATAACTACGATAAAGGAACGTCCAAAAGCGATGGGCTATATTTCAGCAGCTATTAGTACTGGTTTTATCATTGGACCAGGAATCGGAGGGTTTTTAGCTGAATTTGGCATAAGAGTACCTTTTTACTTTGCAGCAGGTATAGCATTTATTGCTTGTATCACCTCTTTATTTATCCTAAAGGAACCACTCTCTAAAGAAGAGCTTGCAGAAATATCCACTAATAGTAAGCAAACCAATTTTATAGGCGACTTGAAAAAATCATTTAAACCAATGTACTTCATAGCCTTTATTATTATATTTGTGTTAGCATTCGGATTATCTGCTTACGAAACTGTGTTCAGTTTATTTTCTGATCATAAATTTGGCTTCACTCCAAAGGACATTGCTCTCATTATAACTATCAGCTCGATATTCGGTGTAGTCGTGCAAATATTTATGTTTGGCAAGCTTGTTGATTGGCTAGGAGAAAAAAAGTTAATACAAATCTGTTTAATAGTTGGGGTCTTATTAGCGTTTGTTTCTACAATGGTTACAAGCTTCCTCATGGTACTATTAGTCACAAGTTTTATTTTTCTAGCATTTGATTTACTGCGTCCTGCTTTAACGACATTTTTATCAAGAGCGGGAGGAAAAGAGCAGGGATTTGTTGCGGGCATGAATTCCACTTATACGAGCCTAGGTAATATAGTAGGACCAGCACTCGGAGGTATTCTTTTCGATGTGAATATTCATTATCCTTACCTGTTTGCCGGACTTGTTATGTTGGTGGGGCTTGTGATCACTGTGTATTGGAAGGATAAGCAATGGGAGACTAGTTTATAA